The Cervus elaphus chromosome 9, mCerEla1.1, whole genome shotgun sequence genomic interval ATCACACAGAGGCTCAACTTATGGAGAAAGACTGAATGTAGCTTTGAGACAAATGATGTATAGTTACTATTCAACTTAAACGTGAATACTCATATCTTTTTAACTTTGGCTAATTTGATTAATTTATTGCTTGTGCATTTAAACTATATTTTGTTATTGTATACATGGACTGCCCAGgcggcacaatggtaaagaatgtgcctgccaatgcaggagacacgggagatgtgagttcgatccctgggtcaggaagatcccctgaagtagaaaatggcaacacactctagcattcttgcctgaaaaattccatggactgaggagcctggtgagctacagcctaTGGactcacaaggagttggacatgactgaccacacaTGCATAGTTTCATGTTTGTTGTTGTGTGTAGCAGTATCACCATAACCTAGTTTCCATTAAGTATtataaattgttattttaaatagctGCAAAAATTCATATTCCAAAGCAATTTAACTTTGTCAATGAAACTTTTTTAAAcattgagatatgattgacagATAACATCATGTAAGTCTATGGTATACAGtatgatttgatacatttatttatCATAATATGATTATCACTGCAGTGTTAACTAACACATCTATCATATCACATAAGTATCATAGCTTTTTGTGGTGGGGACAATGAAGATCTAGAGTATTAGCAAATTTGAAATTtctaatacattattattagcatcactgtgctgtacattagaCCCCCAGATCTTATTTATCTTCTGGTTGATCTACTGGTTGCAAATTTGTGCCTTTAAACAACATCTCCCCAATTCACCCACCCCTTATTCCCAGGTAATCAATATTCCACTCTCTGTTTTTTATGAATTTACCTTTTTCAGATTCCATTTATAAGGGATATTATGctgtatttgtcattctcttgaATACGCATGCTTTCAACAAATTCTAAGTACTATGATGTGTGGTCAACTTTAAATCCTCCCCTCATACTCAAGGGATATCATTACAAATTGTGactaaggaataaatttaatcctGGGCTTTGCACTCACCATTGTTCAACAAACAGTCCCACACTGACTTGTGTGCAATGTCACTCTCCCACAGAGAAAGCAATTTCTCATGGTGGGACTTTTTTCCTTAACTCAACTCTGGAGATTTCTCTCTACAGCAGCTCAAGATTCACATTTGAAATGTGGTGGTTTCCCTGACTTTTTCTGAGGCTGCTTATTACTGTTTCTAACTGTTACTGCACAGATCCATGCAAAGTTAAAATTCAGGGATGTTTTGCTTTCCTCTATGGTAATCTGGCTTAGGCTTTCGTAGTCTCACAAAATTTGTGTTGTGGCTATATGCTGCTGCTCAGGGGAGGGTGGAGGCTTGACCTATCCCTTTTGACAgagttgataagaagtccagggtaggttgataagaagtccggggtccccaaggaagagaaagggatatGGGGCTCTCAAGAAGGAAAaagggacaaactttttttttctacattgctttgtcttagtcacataagacaTTTCTTCTTAAACTCTAAGTTGTTATGAAAACAATCTTTAAGACtaactttctttaagcccagagctaatgattacacaacaaaataaCACATCTTGCTCAAAGGTATCTTTTTCCTTAAgctctgtactaatgattatataacaacaatggaCAACTATTGGAAGACAGGTTTCTCCTTTTTAACAAGAACCTtgtgactaatcttgttatcttaagataacaagattacttatgttgtgggagtggctctagtaaaagtatataaggccttgataagactagcaaGTGGGACACTCTCCATTCCCCTTctaatgtctatgtcagaagctttctctgtcccctttCACTGTAATAAGACTTATGCCACACAAaaactctgagtgatcaagcctggtccccaAAGCTATATCTTCTTCCTCAGAGATCACGAATGcatcattcactgtaagctataACTTTTCTCTTAGCAATTGGGTTTATGGTGATGGGAGTAATTAGATCACCCTGGTTTCTGGCAGGAGAACATATTCCAGGTTTAATGCTACCTGACAAAGTGTCATGCAAGAAATAGGAATCAATGAATCTGACTTTCTCCGTGTTATCATCACATACATCTTTCCACCAAGAATATATGGAGAATGATGTTTAACCATTTTGCAAACATTTGAATGTTGCCTACAAGGGTCCTTATAAACCATACAGCATTAGGCAAATATAGGCTATTATATGCTTACAGGGTGCCATCTCTAATAGTAGCCTCTAGTAAACTGATTTAACTGTTTCCAAGGAATTCCTCCCAGATAATCACTTTTTTGTCTGGCTAGAGTTTGCTGAGGAAGGTCTTCTTCATGGCGATCTTCAGCTCCTTGTTCCTGAGGCTGAAGATGATGGGGCTTAGGAAAGGAGTGAGGACCGTGTAGGTGATGCCCATCAAGGTGTCTATTTCCAGAGACTGGGGCCCCTTGGGCTTGAGGTAGATGACAGAGGCAAAGCTGTAGTGCTCTATCACCACAGTGAGGTGGGACACACACGTGGAGAAGGCTTTGTGCCGGCCCTCGGCTGAAGGGATCCTCAAGATGGTGGCCACGATGAAGGCATAAGACAAGAGGATGAGGAGACAGCAGCCCAGCAGGGCGGTGATACACACCAGTCCTAAGCCCATGGCCAGAATGGAGACATTTTCTCCACAGGCCACCTTCAGAAGAGCCTGCACATGGCAAACAAAATGATGGATCTCATTAGATCCACAGAAAGTTAGTTGGAAAATGGCTACTGTCACAACCAAGCCAATGACTGAGCCCCCAGTCCAGG includes:
- the LOC122700862 gene encoding olfactory receptor 10H1-like: MQGGNFSSATEFILIGFSTFPHLQLMFFLLFLLMYLFTLLGNLLIMATVWREHSLHTPMYLFLCALSISEILYTFAVIPRMLADLLSTDHSIALRACASQMFFSFMFGFTHSFLLTVMGYDRYVAICHPLRYNVLMSPGGCACLVAWSWTGGSVIGLVVTVAIFQLTFCGSNEIHHFVCHVQALLKVACGENVSILAMGLGLVCITALLGCCLLILLSYAFIVATILRIPSAEGRHKAFSTCVSHLTVVIEHYSFASVIYLKPKGPQSLEIDTLMGITYTVLTPFLSPIIFSLRNKELKIAMKKTFLSKL